From the genome of Sulfurovum sp. NBC37-1, one region includes:
- the lspA gene encoding signal peptidase II: MRSFAIFLLVAIGIFIIDQNIKTLFLEGYYRGGSCIDLSLHFNKGVAFSMFAFIGPYLKWVQALLIGGILYYVLSKGYLKRYAFPAGLLIGGALGNLYDRFVHAGVVDYVAWHCGFNFAVFNFADVAIDLAVAWILIMVYFFPPKA, encoded by the coding sequence ATGCGATCTTTCGCTATTTTTCTGCTTGTGGCCATTGGGATATTCATTATAGATCAGAACATCAAAACCCTTTTTCTTGAAGGGTATTATCGGGGAGGAAGCTGTATAGACCTCTCTCTGCATTTTAACAAGGGCGTGGCTTTCTCGATGTTCGCGTTCATAGGGCCGTACCTGAAATGGGTGCAGGCACTTTTGATAGGCGGGATACTCTACTATGTGCTCTCAAAGGGATATCTTAAACGCTATGCTTTCCCGGCAGGCTTGTTGATAGGCGGTGCACTGGGAAATCTGTATGACCGATTCGTGCATGCCGGAGTGGTGGACTATGTGGCATGGCATTGCGGCTTCAACTTTGCCGTGTTCAACTTTGCGGATGTGGCGATCGATCTTGCGGTGGCATGGATATTGATCATGGTTTACTTCTTTCCCCCAAAAGCATAA